From Candidatus Eremiobacteraceae bacterium, the proteins below share one genomic window:
- a CDS encoding TnsA endonuclease N-terminal domain-containing protein: protein MKATRRIKKSATTSISRFKSEKTGRIVEAESPVERDLFRTWEFDPNVIDYVQQPLKIPYIGADGKKHNYTPDGRARFKHRPKGAGPNGILVEVKTRTYLRINWRELRPALRAAMTWARANGIVFHIYDKKKIRTQYFK, encoded by the coding sequence ATGAAGGCGACGCGACGTATCAAAAAGAGCGCCACGACCTCCATCTCACGCTTCAAAAGCGAAAAGACCGGGCGCATAGTGGAAGCCGAGTCGCCCGTGGAGCGCGACCTGTTTCGGACTTGGGAGTTCGATCCCAACGTGATCGACTATGTTCAGCAGCCTCTCAAAATCCCTTACATTGGCGCGGACGGCAAGAAGCACAACTACACGCCCGACGGTCGTGCCCGCTTTAAGCACCGACCAAAAGGGGCGGGCCCCAACGGCATCCTCGTGGAGGTCAAGACGCGGACCTACCTCCGCATAAACTGGCGGGAGTTAAGGCCGGCGCTGCGTGCCGCGATGACTTGGGCCCGGGCCAACGGGATTGTCTTCCATATCTATGACAAGAAGAAAATAAGGACGCAGTACTTCAAGA
- a CDS encoding isocitrate lyase/phosphoenolpyruvate mutase family protein, giving the protein MTRSQKYAAFRALHDRPGAFVIPNPWNAGTARILHALGFEALATTSAGYAFSVGRRDSAAGLSRAEILSNAKEIVDATELPVSADLEDGFGRSPDDCATTIRLASEIGLAGGSIEDATGDPNDPIYELHLAVERVAAAAKAAHDCQFVLTARAENFLWSRPDLDDTIRRLQLFVEAGADVVYAPGLASLEAIRTVCASVSKPVNVVMGLKGAAFSVEQLASVGVKRISVGGSFARAALGAFVRAAREVKDKGTFTYATEAISHADVSAYMVNMQR; this is encoded by the coding sequence GTGACACGCAGCCAGAAATATGCCGCATTTCGCGCGCTTCACGATCGCCCCGGGGCGTTCGTCATCCCCAATCCGTGGAACGCTGGAACTGCACGAATTCTCCACGCGCTCGGATTTGAAGCGCTCGCGACGACCAGCGCCGGCTACGCATTTTCCGTCGGACGCCGCGATTCCGCGGCCGGGTTGTCGCGCGCCGAGATACTGTCAAACGCGAAAGAGATCGTGGACGCCACCGAGTTGCCGGTGTCGGCCGATCTAGAGGACGGATTTGGCCGCTCGCCTGACGATTGCGCGACAACCATTCGGCTCGCGTCGGAAATCGGGTTGGCCGGAGGATCGATCGAGGACGCCACCGGCGATCCCAACGATCCCATCTACGAGCTCCATCTCGCAGTCGAACGGGTGGCGGCTGCGGCGAAGGCGGCGCACGATTGTCAGTTCGTGCTGACGGCAAGAGCCGAGAATTTCCTTTGGAGCCGGCCGGACCTCGACGACACCATCCGCCGGCTGCAGTTGTTCGTCGAGGCCGGCGCCGACGTCGTCTATGCGCCGGGATTGGCAAGTCTCGAAGCCATCCGGACGGTTTGCGCGTCGGTGTCCAAGCCCGTCAATGTGGTCATGGGCTTGAAGGGCGCTGCGTTTTCGGTCGAACAACTTGCTTCGGTCGGAGTAAAGCGGATCAGCGTCGGCGGTTCTTTTGCCCGCGCCGCTCTTGGCGCGTTCGTGCGAGCAGCGCGCGAAGTGAAAGACAAAGGAACGTTCACGTATGCAACAGAGGCCATTTCTCACGCTGATGTGAGCGCGTACATGGTGAACATGCAGCGGTAG
- a CDS encoding ATP-binding protein yields the protein MTSYSGGSVPRPGEVSLANGGVLFLDELPEFPRSALEVLRQPLEDGAVTVTRTAATVTYPAKFMLIASLNPCPCGYNGDRLRGCTCSPHAIRKYLSKVSGPLLDRIDLHVDVPRLPYEDIASQGRAESSAAVRARVEAARVLQRARLGGEGSNALMQVKRLRDACALDDAGLSLLGAAVSRLHLSARAHDRILRVSRTIADLAASERVTAEHLAEAIGYRSLDRSLWAV from the coding sequence ATGACTTCCTACAGCGGCGGGTCCGTGCCGCGGCCGGGAGAGGTCTCGCTCGCCAACGGCGGCGTGCTCTTCCTCGACGAGCTGCCGGAATTTCCGCGCAGCGCATTGGAGGTGTTGCGCCAGCCACTCGAAGACGGCGCGGTCACCGTCACGCGGACGGCAGCCACCGTCACCTATCCGGCGAAGTTCATGCTCATCGCCAGTTTGAATCCGTGTCCCTGCGGCTATAACGGCGATCGCCTGCGAGGCTGCACGTGCTCGCCGCACGCCATCCGCAAATATCTTTCCAAGGTTTCGGGTCCGCTGCTCGATCGCATCGATTTGCATGTCGATGTGCCGCGCCTGCCCTACGAAGACATCGCAAGTCAAGGCCGCGCGGAATCTTCGGCAGCGGTGCGGGCACGAGTTGAAGCGGCGCGCGTTCTACAACGTGCGCGTCTCGGCGGCGAAGGCTCTAACGCGCTCATGCAGGTCAAGCGTCTGCGCGACGCATGCGCGCTGGACGATGCCGGGCTCTCGCTCTTGGGCGCGGCCGTCTCGCGCCTGCATCTTTCCGCGCGCGCTCACGACCGCATCCTCCGCGTTTCGCGCACCATCGCCGACCTGGCCGCAAGCGAACGCGTCACTGCCGAACATCTAGCCGAAGCGATCGGTTATCGTTCGCTCGACCGCTCGCTCTGGGCAGTCTGA
- a CDS encoding DsbA family protein: MAAVKIVYYLDILSSWCTFAEASLEKVRTKFGSDLDFEWRLAVLRDSKPLDYSNEDLAWYYARSKSMTGMQLNDVWLESKSDATWWPNLVAEAARSLGAVDDKVRLALSKAGMIDGQHVQHRDISERVAAAASGLDPARLHKAVDDPAVAERIRATTAEYRALPVSVVPTFLISNEIGDVNLLSGAYRYEHIAPCVEQLLADAKAYAAFNAANPAPATVKK, encoded by the coding sequence ATGGCTGCAGTTAAAATCGTCTACTACTTAGATATCCTCTCGTCGTGGTGCACGTTCGCCGAAGCTTCGCTCGAAAAAGTTCGAACGAAGTTCGGATCGGATCTCGACTTCGAGTGGCGCCTCGCGGTGCTCAGAGACAGCAAACCCCTAGATTATTCCAACGAGGATCTCGCGTGGTACTACGCGCGCTCGAAATCCATGACCGGCATGCAACTCAACGATGTGTGGCTTGAATCGAAATCCGACGCCACATGGTGGCCCAATCTCGTCGCCGAGGCAGCGCGGTCGCTAGGCGCGGTCGACGACAAAGTACGGCTCGCGCTGTCGAAGGCCGGTATGATCGACGGTCAGCACGTACAGCACCGCGACATTTCGGAACGGGTCGCGGCCGCGGCATCGGGCCTGGACCCCGCGCGCCTGCACAAAGCCGTGGACGATCCGGCGGTGGCCGAACGCATCCGCGCGACGACAGCCGAATATCGGGCGTTGCCGGTCTCGGTCGTACCCACTTTCCTAATCAGCAACGAGATCGGCGATGTGAATCTGCTCTCGGGTGCCTACCGCTACGAGCACATCGCACCTTGTGTGGAGCAGTTGCTTGCAGACGCCAAGGCCTACGCCGCGTTCAACGCAGCCAACCCGGCCCCGGCCACCGTGAAGAAGTAG